The following proteins come from a genomic window of Andrena cerasifolii isolate SP2316 chromosome 6, iyAndCera1_principal, whole genome shotgun sequence:
- the Idh gene encoding isocitrate dehydrogenase [NADP] cytoplasmic: protein MFSPHRLIRANLHFIRSVANIESGSNSVAPSRKLLLAARLAQNQSIHSLVRTFTVSTVTMEKIKVGPVVDILGDEMTRIIWESIKEKLIFPYLDIELHTYDLGIENRDATEDNVTVECAEAIKKYNVGIKCATITPDEKRVEEFKLKKMWKSPNGTIRNILGGTVFREPIICKNIPRLVTGWTQPIIIGRHAHADQYKAVDFLVPGPGKLEITWAGDNGEKIQNTIYTFKGPGIAQAQYNTDESIHDFAHSSFKYALSRDYPLYLSTKNTILKKYDGRFKDIFQEIYDKEYKAKFEAKKIWYEHRLIDDMVAYVMKSEGGFVWSCKNYDGDVQSDSVAQGYGSLGMMTSVLICPDGRTVEAEAAHGTVTRHYRQHQQGNETSTNPIASIFAWTRGLLHRAKLDSNKELKRFAEALEAVCVKTIESGSMTKDLAICIKGMKNVTRSDYLETFEFMDKLAENLGKELK from the exons ATGTTTTCGCCCCACCGTCTGATCAGAGCGAACCTACATTTTATAAGGAGTGTAGCTAATATCGAATCGGGTAGTAACAGCGTTGCTCCGTCGCGAAAACTGTTGCTCGCGGCTCGTCTGGCGCAGAATCAGTCGATACATTCGCTCGTTCGAACATTCACCGTTTCAACCGTGACCATGGAGAAAATAAAG GTAGGACCAGTCGTCGATATTTTGGGTGACGAAATGACCCGCATCATTTGGGAGTCTATTAAGGAAAAGCTGATTTTTCCTTACTTGGACATCGAGCTGCACACTTACGACCTAGGTATAGAAAATAGGGATGCCACGGAGGATAATGTCACTGTAGAATGCGCGGAAGCTATTAAGAAGTATAATGTAGGGATAAAATGCGCCACCATCACTCCCGACGAAAAGAGAGTGGAAGAGTTTAAGTTGAAGAAAATGTGGAAGAGCCCCAATGGCactattagaaatattttaggCGGCACTGTGTTCCGCGAACCTATTATCTGTAAAAACATTCCTCGGTTGGTAACTGGCTGGACGCAGCCGATTATCATTGGCAGGCACGCCCATGCCGATCAATATAAAGCGGTAGACTTTTTGGTACCTGGACCAGGGAAGCTTGAAATCACATGGGCCGGAGACAATGGAGAGAAGATCCAGAACACGATTTATACTTTTAAGGGACCTGGAATCGCGCAAGCTCAATATAATACCGATGAGAGCATCCATGATTTTGCTCACAGCTCCTTCAAATACGCTTTGTCCAGAGACTATCCCCTGTATCTGTCTACAAAGAACACTATTCTTAAAAAGTACGACGGCAGGTTCAAAGACATTTTCCAAGAAATATACGACAAGGAGTACAAAGCCAAATTCGAAGCGAAGAAAATTTGGTACGAGCATCGTTTGATAGACGACATGGTGGCCTATGTAATGAAGTCGGAGGGTGGTTTTGTGTGGTCTTGTAAGAATTACGACGGGGACGTGCAATCCGATTCTGTGGCGCAAGGGTATGGATCCCTTGGTATGATGACCTCGGTCTTGATCTGCCCGGACGGACGTACCGTGGAGGCAGAAGCTGCTCATGGGACAGTAACAAGGCACTACCGTCAGCATCAGCAAGGAAACGAGACTTCTACCAATCCGATCGCCTCCATATTCGCGTGGACAAGAGGTTTACTTCACCGCGCGAAGCTGGATAGTAACAAAGAGCTTAAACGATTCGCGGAAGCGCTGGAGGCAGTCTGCGTTAAGACTATCGAGTCAGGCAGCATGACGAAGGATCTTGCGATTTGCATCAAGGGCATGAAGAATGTTACCAGATCTGATTACCTAGAAACATTCGAGTTCATGGATAAGCTGGCGGAGAACTTGGGGAAGGAATTGAAGTGA